In Miscanthus floridulus cultivar M001 chromosome 8, ASM1932011v1, whole genome shotgun sequence, the sequence GTGTACCCTTTTCTTTTTGGTTCCGATTGTTCTCTTAGTTCAGTTTTGTTAAACGTAATGGTAGCGGTGTTGCTCTACAGAGTACAGACTACAGCTCCTGTGCCGGTGCTATACAGCTTTTCTTCTCTCCGCATACTCTTCTCACTGCTCATCAATCCCTATCTTCAGCTTCACTCCTTGGATGCTACCACCAGCAGCCCCAGTGCACCAATTAGCAGATACTGCTCCAACAAACGACAACAGTCAACCAAAGACGTACTAGCATAACAGGTCCCTATTGGAGTGCTTCTAACAAACTCACAGCCCAACACAAAAGCACTTCTCCGATGAGCTTGCCATTTTGCCTCAAGACGCATTGGCACTTTGACACAAGCTTACCTCATAATAAAGCAATGTAACGCTATGATGGACAAGAGGCGACAATAAGAGTAGAGTTACACTTCCTTTTTTTCGTAATTTAGCGACATATCTCGATAATTGGAATTTTCTTACTAAAACGCTCCATTTGTTTAACCACTATGTGCCCAATAAACCAGAATGCTCAATACCTTGAGGACTGGTTTCTCCGTCATGGCGATTGTAAGCCACCCAGCATAAGGCAGATAGCTGCTCAAGTGTTAACATTAGATAACAGGGAACAGCAGTCAGATGGAACAAACAATAATTAATCATCAGTCATGACGATGAATGTAACGTATTCCCTCAAGAGTCAAGGACAAAGATAAACTCATCCAACAGCCCGTCCAATAATGTGCTGTCGTTGAAGCCAAAGCTGCCCATTTGCATACAGCATTCGGTCATCCTCACGGTTATTGTCACCTGATGAGACACAGCTATCAGTGTAATAGCAGTAGTAAAACACTGCAATGCGCAGTATAGCGTGTCTTTAGTCTAATCTATCAAATACAAACACCATATTTCTGTTCTTGATAATACTCATGCAGCAAAATAAAGCAGCTGAAAAGAATGTGGCTACCTTTTGTGAGGATATCAAATTCGGTTGTATCATGGCGTTCATGAACCTATGAAGGGACACAAGCAACCTCAAGCCACAATCCAAGTATATAGTATATAAACATATAATCTACAGAAGGGTTGAATTAAATAGCTTACTACCTTGATCACACGATGGACAATTGGAATATCACGGCCCTGCAATATAACAGATAAAGTGATAAATTGGTTACTAGCAGATCATGTACAAGCACACATCACAATTAAATATATAAAAAGAAAAATGATTCCATCAAGCTTCAGAATTTCAGATACTACCAGTCTATGGACAACGGCAAGAAGCAAATATGAATTCGGTAGGACTTACCTCAACATTGAAAACAATTATTTCTCCTGTGCGGACAGGTTCCTTATTCATGTGTAAGAATAGGATATCACCCTACAAAACAATTAACTACTAGTCATTCAGGGACAGCAGCAAGACAGATGACAGCACTTGGAACTTAGTAGTGTCGGGTACCGTAGAACCGGGTACCCCGAGCAAATATCAAAAGGGGCACTTGAACCCCATCAAAAAGCAAGGCTAGAAGCTAAGCCGTAGGCTCCTCCCCGGCCACGTCCGAGCCTACCGGGCTCGCCGCCCCGCCTCGAGGCTCAGATAGGAGGTCTTGGCGTCCTGATGCAatctccatctcgcgcgaggccttattcggaaggcctcggcagggagtgcaatctccgcctcgcgtgaggcctctcacagaaggcctcggcaaggagtccgatctccgtctcgcgcgaggcctcattctccatattgctcgaggccggttcgtccATAGCGCGTcgcccccccgcctcgaccgaccctcctgacagcacgtcatgtcccattaatacgccaaccactcccgcaatctcagccggacgatggctcgacaccgcaaaatggccgacgggacctaaggtcacatcagcgccataccggctgggacagggcacggcggggattaccggccactgtgttctgacgctgtgcccacgatcagcgcccacactacactgtgcctCGCGATCCCCACCTCGAAAATGACATTGTgcggacaacttggcccgggtcatcaccgcctccaagcgaGCGCATCGGATCAGCCGCCctctcggggcctcggcactgtagaccaaggtctcggctatctcgggattcatgTCTGCCAAGGCCCCCCTctacggtgcagcctcggcaccgatcgAGCCTCAGCCTCGCCCACAGTCGATCCACAGCGATCCACACCCCGGCCGCCCCACCTGCTCCGAGGCAACccaggagctcccatgacgcacagggacggatgtgaccagcacatcgccccagcgctccaaggatGGACCGCACCGACGACCGTGCGgcaacaggaacaggctacagagcctggacacgccgcctctgttcacacgacaccgtatagttagctcatgtaccgtccttgtcctcccttcaggctataaaaggagaggacttgggtcaTTTCAAGGGGAGcggacaccttgtaacacacacacacacacatatacacaTCCTAGCCGCCTGAGAGCAGCATCTCGAGCAGCCCACACGatacctcgccgagacctgggactaactccctctctcacctagcttgtaacctcCTACTACAAgcgcttcggtgcaaggaatgcaAGATCGATCTtttagactagacgtagggctcgaatcgcctgaaccagtataagccttgtgtctctttgcatcaccatctggaattgGGAACATGCatgataaattcactagttggttgaggaccccccggtccaaaacaccgacaattggcgcgccaggtaggggcctctgcgtgttagtttcgtcatcccagcaaattccggatggcagaccccgtacgaccattgcgtctcggcacggtggtttggttcgggagcctagagttcatgtctcgagggcatgagtatgacatggtactccttactcctcgagccccaccaaccaaTGACGAAGTCACGCACTGGCAGCCCAGGCGTAGGTGGCGCCCGGGTGGctgctctcgccacgctcgctagGCATgacgcgagcaagaccaccccgacaTTACACGAATCCGGGGCAgcacgccgctccccgccgatatcctacgaccagctgttggcatagggtccctggtcggggacctatctagcctgagcttggacaaaggaaaatcgccggtggcacaCAGCGATGCCCagccatcaagctccgctccaccactccctgaggagccaattTCGGCAAAGCAAAgtccggcgatggcaccatccccatacccctttgggttgagaaacgccgccgcctcttatgcttacgcttaTGCTGCTGCTCACGCGGATCCTTCGGCACACCGCCagcgcttcgccctcgacttcaACACCACCGAGTCGACCCACGCCTACGTCGATtccttggaggaggacgaggcatgggctggaGCGGATTTCTCTGGACTCCATGACCCTGAAACCATGCGGCGCTTCTtgaccgcaagcgactactgcttcggctactctgactccgactaTGAAGgtgcttacgaccccactcgcgagtgtttccacgtcgggctcgggatgccaagggtggGCGATGACGACGAGGGGGCAGGTAGTCATTCCCCGCTTCGCCCGGGTACAGGCGCcaccacacctccacgcattgtcctGTCGGTGGCACGGAACAAGAACCTCGCTCCTACGCGACCTCAACGCCCGGACCTAGAACAACtctgtgagctccaggccaaggtcgaacaggactgacttcttctacagcagcttcgagactctctcgaacaggaacagcgaggttgCGGCGAGggtggaggagcccgacggagggcccgcgacgtgcatcaccgcatccacgacgacgaagagagcgagcaacccccagtcttcaatcgcgctagccagaacatcacggctgtggcaatgcttgtccgtgcaatgcccgagccttctaccacggaggggcggcgggtctgcggcgagctccgagatctcctagagaccgccgtggtacagcaggccgaaagttccgcctcccgatggCACGGGGGCACCTCGATCTTACCCgcggcaccgcctcggtaggatagggaagcctcggttcgtcccgagcccgctcgagtGTCGATAGCCCACAGGGCCCCCCTGCTGCTTGACCACCTCGGCAATCGACACGAGGCGCAGGGAGACCATTAGgtagtcagcaggcgacgacgccacgacaacgaggggcctacCCGGGGCTACCAGCCCCACTGAGGCAGCCGCTAtgacagcgaggaggaccgcagtccttttcctgaaccgccaggccctcagGTCTTTagtagggccatccgcgctgctcttttcccggcctagtttcggcaaccagccaatctcgcgaagtacagcggcgagaccaaccccgaactctggcttgccgattaccgcctggcctgccagctaggtggcgcggatgatgacctgctcatcatccgcaacctccccttgctcttgtcagactcggcgcgagcctggctcgagcaccttcccccctcgcaaatccacgactggcgcggcttggttaggatcttcgtcgggaacttccagggcacatacgtgcgccctgggaactcctgggatcttaagagctgccgccagaaatcggacgagtctctccgagacttcatccggcgcttctccaaatagtgcaccgagttgcccagcgtcggcgactcggagatcgtccaggctttcctctccggcaccacctgccgagacctggttcgagagttaggtcggaatgtGCCGCGCtcagctgccgcgctcctcgacatcgccaccagctttgccttgggtgaagaggctgttggagccatctttcCCAATggcgacaccaagggtaagcggagggacgaggcccccgaggcctcagcctcccacctccccaagagaaagaaaaaggggcgcctagggaaacaggaggtcctagaggctgatctggtcgcggccgtagaacgcaagaatccccgaggcttcaaaggccctaggcctttcgacgacatgcttaagaaaccctgcccttaccaccagggcccggtcaagcacgctctcgaggattgctccatgctgtgacgttactacgccaggctcgggctccccgacgacgacgccaagcagaagggcgccggtgaccaggacgaggacaaggacgacgggttccccgaggtacgcaacgccttcatgatcttcggcggaccctcggcgtgccttacggcgcgacagcgcaagagggaacgccgagaggtcttctcgatcaAAGTGGCCACCcctcggtacctcgactggtctcgggaggcgatcacctttgatcgagacaaccaccctgaccatgttccaaATCCCGGGCaatacccactggttgtcgacccgatcatcggcaacacccgactctccaaggtgttgatggacggaggcagcggcctcaatatcctctacgtcaacaccctggagctcttagaGATTGACCGGTCGAGGCTTCggggcgacgtcgcacccttccatggcatcgtgccagggaagcgcacgtgacccctcgggcgcatcgaccttcccgtctgcttcggcaccccctccaactaccgcaaggaagtccttaccttcgaggtagtcgggttcgggggagcctaccacgccatcctggggcggccgtgctacgtcaagttcatggcagtccccaactatacctacctcaagctcaagatgccaggccccagcggtatcatcacgattgagtccacgtacgaacatgcatacgactgcgacgtcgagtgcatcgagtacgccgaggctcttgcggaggccgagaccctcatagcccacctcgaccaactcagtggtgaggcgcctgactccaagcatcgcacAGGGGCGTTTGAGCCTGcggaggccatcaaactcgtcccggtcgaccccgcctgccccgacgaccgagcgctgaggatcagcgccaccctcgacatcaaataggaagccatgctcgtcgacttccttcgtgcgaatgccgacatattcgcatggagtccctcggacatgccaggcatatcgagggaggtcgccgagcacgccctggacatccgggccggatctagaccggcgaggcaacgcctgcgccgcttcgacgaggaaaagcgcagggccatcggagaggaggtacagaaactcttggtggccgggttcatcaaggaagtgtcccaccctgagtggttggctaaccccgtgttagtcaagaagaaaaatgggaaatggaggatgtgtgtagactacaccggtttgaacaaagcctgtccaaaagtccccttcccattaccccgcatcgatcaaatcgttgattccactgcagggtgcgagaccctatctttccttgatgcgtattctggttaccatcaaatcaagatgaaagagtccgaccagctcgtgacttctttcatcacacaattcggcatgtactgctacgtgactatgccttttggcctcagaaacgtaggtgctacgtaccagcggtgcatgacctaggtctttggcgacaacattgggcggaccgtcgaggcctacgtagacaacatcgtggtcaaaaccagaaaggccgaggatctcgtcgacgacttgaggataaccttcaaatgccttagagagaagggcatcaagctcaatcccgagaagtgtgtgttcggggtcccccgaggcatgctcttgggattcatagtctcggaacgcggcattgaagccaacccggagaaggtctcggccataaccagcatgggaccaatcagagacctcaagggagtacagagggtcatgggatgccttgcggccctgagccgcttcatctcgtgcctcggcgaaaaaggtttgcctctgtaccgactcttgaggaaatccgagcgtttttcttggacccccgaggccgaagaagccctcgatggactcaaagcactgctcacgaatcctcctgtcctggtacccctagccagggacgaggccctcttactctatgtcgccgcaacaacccaagtggtcagcgctgccatggtagtcgagaggcaggaggaggggcatactctgcccacccaacgacctgtttatttcatcagcgaggtgctctccaagaccaaagcacgctacccccacatccagaagctggtctacaccgtggtcctggcccagcgcaaactgcgtcactacttcgagtctcacccagtgactgtggtatcatctttccccctaggggagatagttcataaccgggaggcctccgacaggatagccaagtgggccgtcgagcttatgggggaaaccttgacttttgcgcctcgaaaagcgatcaagtctcaggtcttggctgatttcgtggctgagtgggtagacacccaactaccacctgctcaaattcagacggagtgctggaccatgtacttcgatggatccctgatgaagaccggggcaggcacgggtctgctcttcatctcgcccctcggagtacacatgcgttacatggtgcggctccacttcgctgcctccaacaacatggccgagtacgaggccctcatcaacggcttacaagttgccatcgaacttggggcacggcgtctcgacgtccggggcgactcgcagctcgtcgtggatcaagtgatgaaggagtcaaattgcctcgaccccaaaatggaggcttactgcaaattggtacgtcgcctagaagacaagttcgacggcctcgaactaaaccacgtcgcgcggaagtacaatgaggccgccaacgagctggcaaagatggcttcggcatgggccctggtccccccgaacgtctttgccagagacctccataaaccttccattgactacaccttggtaacagaggagggcccacctgtggaaaccACGGCcaggctcgacgccccctctactgccgagaccccctcgaccgagcctaaagtcatggaagtcaacgccgagcctccgcagaccgACCAGGACGCGGATCGGCGAATCCCATTCCTCGATTGGCTCGATCGGGGAGAGCTTCCTAGCAACAGGatcgaagcccgacggctcgcgcgcTGAGCCAAGGcttacgtcctctacaatgacgaattgtacaggcgaagtccctcaggtgtcctccaacggtgcatcactgccgaggcgggccgagccctgctttgggacttgcacgcaggcgcctgcgggcaccatgcggcgcctcggacgctcgtaggaaatgctttctgccaagggttttactggccgacggcggtcgccgacacCACCGGGCTAGtgcgctcctgcgaaggatgttagtactatgctcgacaaacacatctcccggccctggccctccaaaccatccccatcacatggccgttcgccgtatgggggattgacatggtcgggcctctgcaaaaggcccccggaggctacacccatctactagtatcaatcgacaagttctccaaatggatcgaggctcgtccgatcaattgaatcaaatccgagcaggcagtactgttcttcactgacattatccacaaatttggggtccccaacaccatcatcaccgacaataggacacagttcaccggcaaaaagttcctgacgttttgcgacgaccaccacatccgagtggcctggtcggccataggacacccaaggaccaacagccaagtagagcgtgccaacggcatgatcctacaaggcctcaagccaaggattcacaaccgattgaaaaagtttggcaagaaatggctcgccgaactcccatcggtcatctggagcctgaggaacactccaagccaagccacagggttcacgcctttcttcctggtctatggggccgaggccatcctccccactgacttggaatatggttccccaaggctacaggcctataacgaacaaagtaactgcaccacccgagaggatgccatcgatcaactggaggaagcccgagacgtcgcgctactgcactcggccaagtaccagcagaccCTACGGCGCTACCAGGCCCGGCGCGTCCAAGGCCAGGATTTGaaagtaggcgacctggtgttgaggctagcgcagagcaacaagggccgccacaagttgaccccgccatgggaaggaccgtacatcgtcgcccaagtactgaagcccgggacctacaagctggccaacgagaagggcgaaatcttcaccaacgcttggaacatataacagctacgtcgcttttatccttaagtttccaagcattgtatatatcgtttctcggaatacaattaaaaagcgttctttagttgctctaatttttcgagaaaactcCCCCAAGCCCATCATGGGTCTTGTCAATACGGTAACacggtaagggagactcggctctgcctcggcagaaccaagcctccctcgggggctagatgggggactccccctaagtcccacgcaccattctttagtcgtttttcgaaaaaattcctacgccaagtccccGGCATGCTCTGACGAAccggttgtaaaaacccctcggaccaaggtctgtttcctaagtaagaggccggtagagtcgcgagacagcctacgcctccgggatgcggcactccctcactacctctcgcccaagggacggcttaggccccgaAGAGGggttttgcaaaagaaatctgatcagaagcaacaaagggcagaggctcggaaacatgaaaaacaactaagaaacacaaaatacttcaaaaagaaaggcctcgacggccacaagcgttacgatacaaagataattcctactctatttttacatggccccttgggcccaggtcaaggctcagggccttcagcaccggcagatggtaggggagggaccacctcctctttgaagagcgtcgccagcgccatgccagggccttccgccgcctccatcaactTTGTGACCGCcgcgtcagcctcctcgtcatcatcaggcaggacatagccatcactgatggccgggaggtcgacgccaagatagtgagaggagatgacggccaacacccgcttgacacccgtgtgcagcgcccctcggagccgctcgcgcatctggctactCAGCGCAAtcaaacggctcccaagggagctgcctgactgaaccccttcgacctccaaggcctcgcaggtggaaagggcggcatgtttcagcgcctcgtgctccccaatctcggtctcgagcatcgcctgcaccgcgctggaagcctcggctgcccgagtaacctccgcctctgactctgcaccacagaaaatggaatgaggtcaagCGAGggaaaaaaacaacctaagttaggggcgGAAGCtcatggaactcacccttggccttctgctcccagcgtcgggtctcggcctgacaggcctcgactttctccttccagcgcagggcctcggcccaggaggcctcgaccttctccttcaaccgctgggcctcaacccgagaagcctcgaccgccctggaagcttcactccccagctctgcgttacacaaggaagttagggagcgaacataaggaaaacaaaacaaaacaaggggactgaaactcaccctcgaccgccccctccaaaccacagcctcgatttgtgAGGCCTCAACCGCCACAAGGGCCTCGTCCAAggcgcctttcgtcagctggtgcgcactctcctccgcCCTAGCTGCCCcacgagggccttgcccgaggccatcgcttcttcggcccgggacctgaaggcatcccgatcaccggcgacgcgggcaagctcctcctccaactccttgacccgcgccgtcAAAGGGGCGACCTGCCCCTAGGCCATGACCACCTCGACCCTCACGTCGGCACAACAAAGCCGAAGGTGCCGCCAGAAGCTCATTGGCTCCCGCAAGCAGGCCCCTTTACCGCtcgagctggtcccagatgtccctctcccgttggagaaagactgacttcccaagggaccgggtctcgagctcctggggaagcagaacaggggtcattgatcgcaacaaaactcagaaaaaCACAACGTCGCACGAGGATAGAAAAcgcgaacctaggcgactccgggcagttcgtcggccaccacggatagcGCCATCCGAAGCGACCGTTCCGCCAGCtcgcggtattgctcgaaggtgtcccagcgcccgccctcggctgcgCCCTCGAGAGCGAATaggggctccccctcagggtcgtcctggctccgccacagtacacgCGGGTgctcccacccgcgaggctcgggtcgcacccgcatgagggccgagcttccctcgcccaaggtcggagccggctgttccacggcaccgGTCTCCTCGGCGTCAACCACCCCCcgtgcccgggaagtatcatcggaggagatcggatagacctccgcctcccgggcgctctctcgcaacaacggcgggcccggAACTAAGGGCACCACacaggcctccgccgccttcatctccgcctcctggacagacggcctcgccgccatcacgatggccttggtgatcttgggggctccggcctccacaattatggcctcgacggtctcaggggctccggcctccgccatcgtggcctcggtggacgCAGAAACACCGGCCGtggccactgcggtctcggcggtcgtggGCACCctagcctccgtcgcctcagcctcagagaccctgggggcctcggcaaccaagggctcACCAGCCCCATCTGACGCGTGAGCCTCGCCCTCGCAGGGCGCAAgcactccctccctcgtctgGATACGGGTCGCCTCGgcggcccctccttgggcggccggctccttcgggtcggccctcgccgatgccaCGCCGCGTtgaatagcggcttgtgcctccgccacccagtgggcggaagagtcggggctcgccttaaggggcgccaagggaagatcgtccgcaggccgcttccgactagggaaaaataacctacagggtcagctcGAGACCAAAAGGGGCAAACGGAAGGCACcatgaccctgccaaaaatacacctaccttgaatggggcggcaaccgcttcgccacggcaaacctcgtccgcaaaggcggaggtggcggcagaggcatcgcctccgtgtccatcggcgccggtcggtcctcgaaGGACCCCGGCGCCCCGTCGGTTCTCTGCGGGGGCGGTAGCGTCGCCTGCgccgccacttgttccaccatcgccgtcgagcccaccgggctgacggcgcgtttgcccaacgcctgcgcctcgggcgtgtcggcctcgaccTCGGAGCGGGCAATCGCCGACCCCGGgtctgcttctcctcctcctcccgggggTGCCGGGCCGCTTGCCagcgccccgggcaccacctccactatgtcaggaaggtggtccaggggaccttgcCCCCcccctcgccctcgtcatccccatccgaggcctccgtcgacagcgacgacgacggggattcctccaacgggagaccatccttcctttgttgacgacGGCGCTTGTCCAGCCCTTCGCGCATGAGGATTTtcctcgtgcgcttcgccgccttggcgtctttccgtTTCTTCTGCGtgtcggcgtgcgcccggttgatcgcctgccacctcgcgtcctcgggaacgggcggcagagaggagcgcacgtccctcatcccctgcaggaacgacaaacgcgcataagggaacaacgggtaaggggagactgaggaggctcggaggctacagcggcacacgacttaccagcgagaggaacccccacgatggtcgcatcgcgaagggggtcaagttgccgcccctcagcttcgcctctaccgtctcccccacccgacgaagaatttcctcgtcagaaagggcggaggaggacatctagATGCCCTCAATGggttcacccggcttcatctcgaacagccgccgccgccgagccatcagcggcagcaccctccggcggtggaaggcggccacgaccacagccacggtgaggccatggccccgtagcctcgccagcccctccaggagcggctctagcctgggctggtcgtccttcgggatgccgtacttccatctctccgggcagctccccacaatccacccagtgtaagggggaagtcctccgtcatcgttacgaaggtagaaccagctcgtgtaccaccgtcggttggaggacgcgagctgggccgagaTGTAGAGGTGCTAGAAGTCCTGGCGCACTTagagagtgcagccgctggccctcgtcgccttcctcataCCCGACAttcccgtcggcttggtggtgtgccccgcccggaataggtggagccacaactcccaatggggagcaatccccaagtacccctcgcagacggcaacaaagatagccgcctgagcgatggagttgggattgaagttgtggagctccacgccgtagtagtgtgggagcgcccacatgaaccgatctgccgggacgccgaggccgtgctcgtgaaaggagacgaagctcacaacatagccgtcgcgaggcctcagctctggctcaccgtacggagcaatccactccggcctggtggggtccgtcaccgggcgaaggagcccaccgtcgatgagcgactgaagcatctcctcggtaaTGTCCgatggatcccaggggtccgcctcgacaacgacgatgtcgccggccataaGTGCGACGGAAGGATCAGATGCGGCTGTGAGTTTTCCTCTCTCCCACACTCTCGCTTTTTCTCGCTCActccctggctcgctcttctcccttcttcttctcgtcacttgctgctctagcgacggctcgatggaggcagGGCTAACGCAGGTAAGG encodes:
- the LOC136478455 gene encoding uncharacterized protein; translated protein: MILTSALIIWKGLIVVTGSESPVVVVLSESMEPGFRRGDILFLHMNKEPVRTGEIIVFNVEGRDIPIVHRVIKVHERHDTTEFDILTKGDNNREDDRMLYANGQLWLQRQHIIGRAVGYLPYAGWLTIAMTEKPVLKYLLIGALGLLVVASKE